The region GTGTCTTCTCTAACAAACGCGGCTCCTCGCTCGCGCGGTCGACCTAAGGCGCAGTAATAAGCAGCGCGTGCGACATTGCGCAAGCGCAACGCCCATCTGAGGGAGCAATCCAAGGAGCAGTgatccaactccaacaactGCTACTCCAAAAACTCCAATAGCTGCCAGTGCAGTATACTGCTTTTCAATCTCCGAGCAGATCTGCAATATGATACCAGCCCCGACTTCTTTCCGCGTTATAACAGCCCTATCTCGCCTTTGGTCTGAGATCTtatatcctcctgcgcagGTGATACCAAGTTATGTTTTGATTTCCgtctattataattattactaCACGTTTGATTTATATACTGAAGGGTTTGATGTTGAACTTTGTAATTGGctatattattttatgcTGCTGGGATGACATCACCACACTACCTACACGATAACTCATCATTAACTTTAACGAAACAATAAACCATCAActatttaatactttatatactctGCTCGTATTATCAAATTCAGCCTACAATGGCAAGCAAACAAAAGCGCATCGCCGTCATCGGCGCCGGTGCAGCAGGAATGGTACACACCTAAACATAGTCAAGTAATTGAATGAATGATAACCATTCCAGTCCTGCGCCTCAACACTGGCAAAACACCAGAAATTCAACGTAACGCTCATCGACTGCGCCGCCCAAACAGGCGGGCAAGCAACCTCACTAGATCTCGACGCCTCCAAACACGGCGCATCCTGGCTCAACGACGGCGTTCAGGGGGGCAGCTCGATCTTCAAACACACCTTCAAACTCTTCCACGACCAGGGCTACAGCGCACAAGAAGTAAAACTGCAAGTCTCGTTCGGAAAGGGAAGCGATAGTTTCTTCACGAACGTCTTCCCCTCGCGTCTTGTGGACCAGTTCCAGAATGAGATTTCAAAGTTCGGCCGCGTGCTGAAGATTATCAAGTACGGGTTCCCGGTCTTCGGGATCCTGCCTATCAAGGTCCTATTAAAACTATTCCGCTTCAGCACCGAGTTTGGGAATAAGATGCTTTTGCCGCTGGTGGCGCTGTTTCTGGGGACGGGGAACCAGACGCCGAATGTTgctggggggttgttggagaggcTCTTTGGGGATCCGCAGATGAGGCTTTGGGTGTTTGACCGGGAAGGGCTGGTGAGTGGGTTGCCGGTGATGTATACGTTTCCGAGATTAGGGCAGTTTTATGCGGATTGGAGGAGGGATTTGGAAATGAGGAAGGGGGTTAGGGTTTTGCTtgggatggaggtggaggttttGCGCAGAGATGGTGCTGGGGTTGTGTTGGGTATGCGTACGCAGGATGGGCagcaggtggaggaggagtttgacGAGATGGTCCTGTGTACGCCTGCAGACGAGTCGCTGAAGATTCTCGGACGGCACGCGACATGGAAGGAGAAATGGGTTCTTGGGGGCGTGAAGTTCTTTGACGACGTGACGATCACACATAGCGATGCGGGATATTTCAACAGTGTCTTTGAGACGAAGGCCCGAGATGAGCTTTGCGCTGCAGCGACGACAAcagagcgagaagaacagcTCGCGTTTGCGAGAGCGGCGTCGACATGCGAGGAAGATGGCTGGACGGGGTTCAACCCGATGTACTTCACGCATTCGTATGGTAGCGAGCAGGACAAGATCGAGATGGGGTTTGACTGCTCGAACTACCAGCACCAGTTCCGAGAGAGCGTGGGCGTTGGGAACAGGCCCTATCCGCCAGACCAGCATGTGTACCAGACGATATTCCTCGACAAGCAGCGGCAGGATCTGTGGACGTGGGATGCGATTGACAAGGACAAGATTATTGGGCAGAAATGGTGGCATCAGTTTGGCCATCGGTGGCAGCATTACCTGCGGGTTGTGCCTGGGATGATGTTCATCAATGGGAAGAACAGGACCCTGTTTGCTGGGGCGTGGACTCTGGTTGTCAGTGTCAACCTGGTTCCTTCATGGCTATCTCTGCTAACCGTGGTAGAATATGCACGAAATCGCGTGTGTCTCGGGAATTGCAGCGGCGTATCGTCTTGGAGCGAACTACGACGAATTCGATGACTTTGCGACCGGATTGTTCTCGAAGTATCTTCTTGCCTGCCATGGCGTCCGCTACAGGAGAGAAGACAGGAAGCACACGTAGCTATGTAGTTAGTTAACTGGTGGCTTGCGTGGACGAACTGATGCTTCGGCCCGTGCCGACTGCGATCGAGATAATATTGTTATTTAATTGTTATTGTTAGATTCCTGGGTCTGAATCTGTGGAACGCTGATTACGTGAAGTTGAGATCAATCGATGAAGAATTACCGTAAGAATTCAAAGCTTGAACTTCCCCGCAACAACTTCCACTCAACCACATGGACCGCAAccacgatgaggatgagtaCGATGAGCTCGCCGCTGTCCCATCGCGAGTCGTGCGCAAGGTCGACCGGCGGCTGATCCCCCTCTTGTTCACCACCTACATGCTCAGTTTCATGGACAAGACCATCCTGTCCAGTGCGTCCGTCTTTGGCTTGATCGAGGATACCGTAAATTCACCTCCCATTTATACCTACCACAGCTAACAATCTCAGCATCTGGTCGGTCAGCAGTATAGCTGGGTGTCGAGTATTTTCTACTTTGGATATCTTGTCTGGCAATGGGTATGACTGACTCCCTCGCGCTTGTAACACAGTACTGACCAAATAGCCCACCAACTTTCTCATCCCTCGAGTCCCGGTGGCCAAGTACTTGGCTATCAACACTCTCCTTTGGGGTGTCGTGGTCTCCCTGACTGCTGCTTGTGTCAACTACGGAGGCTTACTCGCAGTCCGGTTCTTGCTGGGTGTTGCAGAGGCAACCATCACACCAGCCTTCATGTTCATTACCACAACGTGGTACACCCGCGACGAGATCCCCGTTCGGACCGGTATCTGGTTCTCGGGTAATTCTGTCGGAGGACTGGTTGGCAATGTTCTAGCGTATGGTATCGGCCATATAGAGCACCCTCTCCGTCcttggaggtggatgtaCATCATCCTTGGCCTTGCCACCTTCATCTGGGGGTTTGCCATTCTCGCATTCCTACCGGATACGATTTCCAGTGCAGCTTTCTtgacagaaaaagaaagggcTTTTATATCTCGTCGCGCCATCACAGCTGGGACAGGCCAGACAGAGACATCCGAGTGGAATCCAGACCAAGCAGTGGAATGCTTTCGCGATCCAAAAACATGGCATCTTCTGGCGATTGTCGTCCTGACCCAGATACCTAATGGCGGCATTCAGAACTTCGCCAACCTCGTCATCAAATCCTTTGGCTTCACAGCCCTGGAATCCACCTTGGTCCATATCCCGCTTAGTCTCACCAGCAGTGCAACGATTATACTCACGGGATGGCTCGCTGGACGAGCCCGCAATCTCAactgcatcctcatcgcATGCGTCCTAGCATGCTCCGGCACCGGGGCTATCCTGGTCTACGCTCGCGTTTACCACGTTGCCCAAGGCGTCCAGCTTATAGGGTTTTTCCTCCTGGCTACAGGTCCCGGCGCGTTACCGTTGACGATGTCCCTAGCTCAGACCAACTACAAGGGCGTCAccaagaagatggccatgACAGGGTCGATGTTCATTGCATATTGTATAGGGAATATCGCGGGGCCTCACCTGTTCGATGCTAATGAGGCGCCACGCTACGAGTCTTCGTTCCGGGGGATTCTTATCTGCTATGCACTTGCAGCAGCGCTGTCGGTTTCTCTCTACGCTTACCTGCGACGTCTCAACGCTCGACGGGATCACGATGAACACATTCGGCTTCCCGGTCCGTCAGGTTCAGACCAGCCAGGCATTCACCGGGACAGTACTGAAGAATCTCCGCTCATCCGGTCTACCACCCCAACAGTGGACCGTGATGCGACCGACTGGAACACACCTGGATTTCGCTACCGCGTCTAGATAGAATCAGTACAAACTAGAAAGTAGAGCTATAGTTATATGAGAATGATAATCTAACAGCCGAGACAAGAGCCGCGTCCGGGCGATCCCGGCAGGTTGAACCCAATAATTGCACAAGAGTAGATGTTGAGGGGTCTGCAAAACAGCCCCATGTTGGTGTTCTGTTCTGCTGGTTCGCTCAATTTTTGCGCCGGAGCTGTTTTCGGTTCGCCCAATTATGGTCAATGCATTTCGCTGATGACATCGGTTGCGCGCACAGCTGGTTGAAACAGGACTACAGGTGTATTAAATACGTAGTGGTAATTGGTCACTGTGTGTTGTAGTAGTTATGCTGCTTATTAATCCCCCAGACCTTGTGCAGCCAAGACCCTCGTGCTTCCCCGACTCGTTCCATTGCAGCTGCAGTTCGTCGTCTCCGCCTCCAGATAATAATTGCGATCTTATTGCTGCCCATTCTCCGTCCTACTGGGCacctctcccctctcccccccttccctccctccaaaCTATGATCTACTCCCCGTCGCTGGGGTACCTGCGCCCATCATGATCCCGCTCAAGTCCGACGAGTCCCCTGCGACAAACGCCTCACTTCCCTTAGCCCCGAACCACGACGGCGCCGCTCTCCCCGACGACTTCGACTCTCACAGCCCCGCCAGCTCGCGCGAGCCAGGGAGCGCCCTGGCCACGGGCGACTCAAACCACACATTCCTAGATGGAGGCCACGACCACGGCCTCGATCCGCACGACGACCCCTCCCAAAACCAGGACCAGTCCGGGGACAGGCCCGCATGGACCGAGATGAAGACCAAGGCCGGCAAGGAGCGGAAGCGGCTGCCGCTGGCCTGCATTGCATGTCGACGGAAGAAGATTCGATGCTCCGGTGAAAAGCCCGCGTGCAAGCACTGCTCGCGGTCGCGCATTCCCTGTGTGTACAAGGTCACGACTCGCAAGGCGGCTCCCCGCACGGATTacatggcgatgctggataAGCGGCTGAAGCGGATGGAGGACCGGGTTATCAAGACGATCCCCAAGGACGAGACGAGGGATATGGCAGCGATCGGTCGGTCCAATGTGCGACCGCCGCAGCCGGGCCAGACCACCAAgacccagaagaagaggtcgGCCGATGAAGCCTTCGCCGCTGAAATGGAGCAGTGGGCACACGCGAGCCGAAACGGCGGCGGGCCTCAGGATACGTTTCCCATGCGGCGTGAGGGCAAATCTGATGGGCCTGATTTGATGACCGAGGGTGCCGAGTTTCTGCCCTCGCTCGAGATCCAAGAACACCTCGCAGAGGTGTTCTTTGACTGCGTCTACGGCCAGTCATATCTACTTCTTCATAAACCCAGTTTCGTACGCAGACTCAAAGCCCGGACTGTGCCTCCTGTGCTCATTCTTGCCGTTTGCGCCGTCTCCGCCCGATTCTCGACCCACCCGCAAATCAACTCTGAACCCCCGTTCCTACGCGGAGAGAACTGGGCCAGTCCGGCCGCTAATATTGCGCTCAAGCGACACGATGAAcctaatattactatcttGACTGTGTTCTTACTTCTCGGCCTCCATGAGTTCGGTACGTGCCATGGTGGGCGCAGTTGGTCGTTTGGCGGTCAAGCCATGCGCATGGCCTACGCTCTACAGCTCCACCGAGAGCTCGACTATGATCCGCTGCTGGCGCAAGGCAATGGCGGCGGTACCCAGCTCAGCTTTACCGATCGAGAGATAAGAAGGCGCACAATGTGGGCTTGCTTCCTGATGGACCGTTATAACTCGTCCGGCAGCCAACGTCCGCCGATTGGTAACGAGAAGTTCCTTCAAATTCAGCTTCCTATCAAGGAGGCGCATTTTCAAATGGAGATCCCAGGGCCAACTGAAGACTTGGAGGGCAATGTGCTCAACCCAGTACCGGAAGATGTTGGCCAGTTATCCAATGCAAGGTCCAATATGGGTGTGCTGGCATACATTATTCGTGCCGTCGTTATTTGGGGCCGTATAGTAGACTATCTAAACCTTGGTGGAAAACGACGAGATAATCACCCGCTGTGGTCACCAGAGTCCGGGTACTCGCGACTTAAAAAGCAGATCGAAGACTTTTCTGCTTCCCTACCGAGCCATTTGCATTTCACCTATGAAAACCTACAAGTCCACGCAGCGGACCGAGTCGCTAACCAGTTTCTGTTCCTGCACATTATCATTCATCAGAATACTCTCTTTCTGAATCAGTTCGCCATTCCTCTATCACCTGGCGGACGCCCTCCTCGAGATATGCCTCGAACATTCCTCAGCAATGCAGGTCGAGCAGCCGTGGAAGCCGCCCATCACATCTCCAGTCTTATCGATCATGCAGCGCCATATCCTCTGACGGTTCCTTTCGCGGGATACTGTGCGTACTCGGCAAGTACCGTTCACATCTGGGGCATCTTTTCCAAAAACACACAGCTAGAAGCTCGATCCAAGGAGAACCTCCGACATACCTACCGCTACCTCAacaagatgaagaagtactGGGGCATGTTCCATTACATGGTGGAGAGTGCGAAAGACCGTTACCGACAGTTCGCAGATGCCGCAATCAAGGGCACAGTCGCCACTCACAACGGTCCCATCACACCCATGTTCCAGTATGGTGACTGGTTCGACAAGTACCCGCATGGTGTGTCACGACAGCACTGGGAGGATCCGGACCACCCGTCTAGAAagaacgacgacgaggcGGTGATGAGCCAGAAACCTGATTTACAGAGTGTTGAGGACTTTTTCGCCAGTCTTTCGCCTACACCAAAACCCAGCACTATCCATCGAAAACACTCCCGAGCCGGCAGCAGGATTGACACAGCGGCAGTGGACCAAGCAACGCCGACATCCGCCTCTCAACAGATCGTCGATGTCAATATGGAAACATCCCCAGGCATTCTCGGAACGTCAGGTACAGGCTTCCCGCAGCCGATGTTCCAACAAAACCGTGGTCAACAAGCATTCGCCCAGCCTCCCTTCGACTTCGGCCTCTCGGTGACAGACCAGCTCCCACAAATAGACCGACAATTTGTCTACGACTCATTCGAGGGTTTCAAGCCATCGCCAGCCTCGTACGTCCCGAATGACCAGCCTCCCTTCCCAGTGATGAACGGCGCAGACGTAGCAGCACCCCCTCAAGAAACCGGCGGCCTTTTCCCGGGCGAGATGGACCCTAACGCACCTTCGGGGACCGGCGAGTTCTACCAACCCAGCGCCTGGTTCCTCCCGTTTAACCTTGACCCGATCGGTGCAGGCGCCGATCTCGACCCAAGCTCCCAACCGGATGCTAATGCGGCCGATTTGTCTGCCTTTGGCGGTGCCGGGAATATGCCCATGGACGCATACGATCTCGGGATGGCAGGAATGAACCGTGGGTCGCAGATGAAAGAGTAGGCCAACCAGCTTTTTGTATGATCAATTGCATTCGACGAtgttgtttttctttttttcctgTCTCTGTTATGCCATTTATGTACTATTTCCCTATGCCTTTGGATCTGTGGCGTACTGTCTGCTCGGACAGTTTTGTCGGTCAATCGGTATGGATGATGGCTTATTTTCTGCGCTTTTAGCTTGGGTAGGAAGGTGAATGGGATGATAGTTTTGATGATTTCGATGTTATATACttgaatataatattcaACATGATAAACGGCCGTCTAAGCGTGTAAACGCTGCTAGCACTAGTactaagtaataaataacCTGCGGCTCTTCATGCACACCGTAAACAAGCCCCGCCGCTAACTACTCTACTACACTTCCACTATCTTTCTTTACCCTGTCTTTGCAATAATACAGTAGCAAATGTCGAACTTGGCTGCAGGGATGGTTAGTTGCATATATAGATACCTAACGGAGATCAAGAAATGCAAAAAGGCCATGATTTGATAAATACCCAAACACTTCTCAACGTCCATGTATGGTATCAAGACCTCATATTAACCTTGGAAATTGTAAAAAGCTGGAATGAAtaaaaaaagcaaaaagaaagtgcatcatccgtgaaTCGAACACGGGCCTCATCGATGGCAACGATGAATTCTACCACTAGACCAATGATGCTATTTGATGTGTGGAGTAACCTAGCTTGGCATTATATGGTCCGTAGAGCTTGCTGGCTTGGCAGTGTAGTTTTAGATGGCTCAGACCTTGGTCTTGATGTTGATTTGTTAATTTAAACAATGCAAGGCAAGATCGGGGACCTTAAATCAATATATTCAGGTGACTAAGTGCTTCGCTGATGAAATGAACGAGTCATTGTAGTGTATGAAATTGAAACCAGGGCCCCACGGCGCTCAACTCATTCGATCATATAGCAATATATATCCGCTCGGAAGCACCCACCACCAGACGGCAAAGATATTATACATCAACATGGGGAAACATAACTTTCATTTCAAATCAAAACCGTCTATTATTGGCTCAAAACTTTAGAGACAAGCGAAAACAAGGGAGCGCTGTGCTTaatcatcccattcctcatccagctGGTCTATAAGTCGGTTTTCCGCATCTAGATCCTCTGTGCGGCCCCGATGCGAATCGGAGAACCGGCCGCGCTGAGTGTCCCCTGTGGATGCGAAGGCGGGTTGGGATCTCTTGAATCGGAACAGGCGTCcaagggaggagaggaggactATGCTCATGTCCTGGATTTGTTCCCGATCGGGGAGAAAGTTAGCTATCACTGGACCCGAGTAAGCTGGCAAAAGTGGCACATGTAGCGATATAGTATTGAAGAACATTAGAGATAAGCATAGAGTGTGCTTGTTTAGCTTCTTTCTttgaggttgttgacgaggctAAACCTGGCTTCTATCGAAATGGCGAGGTCCGCGCTCTATAGGTACATTCTataaagagaaaggaaataACAAGTGGGGAGATGATAGACCAAGCAACGCTCAATCTCGCCGTGAACCCGGTAACTTCGCATTGCTTCGGCTACTGTGCAAGGAAAAGGAGCGATGGCTCCAGGCCGATCGCCGAAATGGTATTAACGATAGTAAACTCACTTTCAAAAAATCAACTATCCCCGCCCAAAGGCTGAAGTTGGGACATTGCCTCCAGCCGCGCTGGTGCATGACGGTCCGTTGGTAGGCGCAACCGCCAATCAGATAGGCTGCGACGGCGATAAGAGCACTAAGGAACGACCGAGTTAGCTTGGAGTGAGTAGACCGGGCAGGTGTTGCTCACATTACGCCGAAGATGCCGCCCGGAGAAAGACCCTGTCCAGCAGAGTCGTTGCTATAACCGCCGCAAGCAGCAGCGCTTCGGACTTCGAAAAAGTACGTGCACTGGTCCATGGTGCCGACGAACGAAATCAGCGGCGTGGACGCGGTTATATCACGGTCGCATAGGAACGAGAGCATCGTCGACTTGTTGTGCGAGCTTTTTTCAATGAACTCGCCATCGCACGGCGAGCCGTCTGTATAGTTCATGAGAAGCTTACGGCCTCGGAAAAATGGATCGGACGCTTGTTGCCTGCATTGTGTCAGCTCCAAAATCCACCCATCGCAGCCTGGGAGCGACAAACCCGATTGAATATGTCTTGTCGTCCTTCTGGTAGTATGCGCTGACATTCTGCCACattttctcctccaccccgaCGACATCCGTGACCTCCTCAATGACGGGCCCGCATATATTCAGCGTAAAGTTGGCACCATAATCGTATCCTTTCACATGCCAGCTTTCCTCTCGGGCGTATTTGCGGGACTTTTCGTCGCTCGGAAGCGGTGGTACCGTCAAGGTGTTCAGATCATAGTAGAGCCCTGTAGTCGGAGACCGCGCGACACACGATGCCACCTTTCCAGCGGAGTCTGGAGATCCAGGAGTGGCGTATGCAGATGCCAAGGAGGCAGAggccaggaggaggctgaggatcGAGGTTGGGGACTTCATCGCGGGGATCCTGGGCCCAGCGCGAGTCGGGCGGCGGCAGGTCGAGCGAGGAGAGAGCGGTAGCTAGAGACAGAGTCGAGGAAAGCAGTGCGCGTGGCGGGAGTAAGTAGACGTAAGAGTGAGCCTGAAGAATAGAGACAGGGGCCTGTGAAGATTGAAAAGACTGCTGATAATGCTGACACTGCAACTTCGTTGGCAGGAGATGAAACGTCGCAGATTGGATGCGGAGAGGAGCTCGTTCCTTGGCGCCCTTctttcttctgctcctcaCTAGCTCTTAGCGTCACTGCACACTGCACAGCTCTCGCTGCCCGCGGACTCCTTCGTTCCTCCGGCTCCAGTCGATCCGGCCTCAGGCGGTCGTTGCGGAGATCGATCGATGGAAGTTAAATAGACCTCGCCCCATTGGTCTTCTCTATCAACCGCAATCGAGCTTTCTCCTTGCCTGCGTTTCTCGAAAATGGCGCCCAAGAAGGATTCCAAACCTTCTGTTCCTATACAGCCTGTTCCAGAGAAGCGAGGCTACGAGTTCTTTGGCCCGTACGTTACGCTTTTGCTtctccccagcttccaaTTCGGTCACTGACTGGTCTAGTTACGGTGGCTTTGCGATTATCTTCGGTCTCCCTGTCCTCCTGTTTGCCTTCACCTTCCTGTGCAACGATGTCTCCGGCTGCCCCGCGCCGTCCTTGCTACACCCGTCTACCCTGACGCTCGACAAATTGAAGCAGGAGGTTGGCTGGCCCGAGGGAGGTATCCCAGCGCTTTACGATACGGAGGTTTTGTTGTGGGTTCTGAGCTActacctgctgcagctggtgcTGTACGTGGTCCTACCAGGCCCGGTGGTGGAGGGCACTGAACTGGCTTGCGGTGGGAGACTCTGGTACAAGTTCAACGGTACGACCTTGTTCAGTTGGCGCTTGACTGCATATTCTGACGTGAAATAGCCTTCCCTACTGCTGTGCTGATTCTGTCCGGCTTGGCTGCCGGCACTTATTTGGATGGAGCGGACTTTGTTGTTTGGACGTTCCTTTGGGACAACTATCCGCAGGTCATAGCCTCGAACTTGATTATTTGCTCGACGCTTGCAATCTTTGTCTACATCAAGAGTTTCTCCGTTCCTGCGCCCGGACAGCCCAACCCGGAGCTTCGCCAGCTAGCCCCAGGTGGACACTCCGGCAACGTGCTCTACGATTTTTTCATTGGACGCGAACTGAACCCCCGAGTGAAACTTCCAATTCCGTTTGTTAGTGAGGCATCCCGAACCATCGATATCAAGGTCTGGATGGAAATGCGCCCTGGTTTGCTGGGATGGATTATCATGAACCTGTCCAACATCGCGCGTCAGTACAGAACCTATGGATACGTGACGGACTCCATCGTCATttcaaccttcttccaagCTTTCTACGTTCTCGATGGGCTTTACATGGAGCCCGCGATTTTGACTACCATGGACGTGATTATGGACGGCTTTGGCTACATGCTTTCCTTCGGTGACCTCACCTGGGTTCCTTTCCTGTACAATTTCCAAACCCGATACCTGGCCATGTTCCCATATGAACTAGGCCCGAAGGGTATCGCGCTCGTGCTGGCGCCGACGGCCGCAGGGTACATGATCTTTCGCGGAGCCAACAACCAGAAAAACCGCTTCCGTACAGACCCCAATGACCCGCGTGTCAAGGACATCAAGTACATCGAGACCGCCACTGGGTCCAAGCTGATGACCTCCGGCTGGTGGGGTCTAGCTCGTCATATCAACTACCTCGGTGACTGGCTTATGTCGTGGTCGTACTCCCTGCCCACCGGGATCTCCGGGTTCGTGATCCTCGAGAGCATCAACCCTTCCACGGGCGAGCTCGAGAAGCAAGCCGCGCAGACACCCGAATCGCGCGGCTGGGCCCTCATCTTCACTTATTTCTTCCTGATCTACTTTggcattcttctccttcaccgtgAGCGACGTGACGAAGAAAAGTGCAAGAGAAAATACGGCAAAGACTGGGATCGATACACTTCTCTTGTCCGCAGCCGTATCATTCCAGGGCTTTACTAAGGCCCTTTCGATCTAAGGGCTCATTTTATGATCTTTTGACGCCTACGctatttaattcttaattcAATCATCTCTTCTTTTGATGACGGAAAAGTTTATGTACAtgttattataattaattcAGATTGGAAACAATCGTGATCATTGAATATAAAATTTCTAAACATCAAGCCTCCGCCTCTTTGAAGCACCAGGGCCATCTCTTGAATCTCTCGAATCTCTTGAATCAAAAGATCCCTGTGAGCTTTCCGTATCCGGTGAAGTCCCGGGATCCTCATCATTACCaaaatcctcatcctcccactcctgCTGGGGCCAGTTGTCATCTTTTACATTCGGCACCCACCCTCCAAGAACCTCCTTAGCAGCCTGCACAGCATCTCTCCTCGCCTTGATACAACCAGACTTCTTATACCCATCCGGCTTTTTGAATCCGCAATACTTCTCCTCTAGAAACGCCGGGAGCGCACCTGTCGCTCCCAGAACATTACTAGCCATCCCATCGCCGTCGCGAACCTCATGCTCCCCAAGCAACAGCTGGGTAACCGACATAGTATTCCTCCAATGCAACCACAGCGGCCACCTCGACAACGCCGACGCACCCGCCAACCCAGGATCCGACGATTTGTGACCCTGCCTGACGCCGCCAATGATATTTTCGAAAACGCCAGTTTTGGAACCGCGGAGAGTTTGCAGACGGCTCACTAGAGACGGGTATCCGAATTCAGATTCGTGGTCTATCGTGGGCGCACGGATCCATATGACTGTTTTATTGCCCGGCTTGCTCTTCTTTAGCTGTGCGGCTGTTTGACCCGGATCCGAGGCCTTGGGCTTCCGGAACTTCCAAAGCGCTCGCAGCTGTGAATCGGGTATTGATAGCACCTCAAACGGTCTGAACTCGTACCGATGCCTGTCCTGTGTCTCGCTCGCCGGCAGACCCTGTACACCAGGCGTATCCGCATTCGTCTCCGTAATCGGCCATGTCCTCCCGACGAgatccttcatcctcccctcgGCGCCGAAACATCGCGCAACG is a window of Aspergillus puulaauensis MK2 DNA, chromosome 4, nearly complete sequence DNA encoding:
- the MRL1 gene encoding putative vacuolar sorting receptor (Mrl1) (COG:U;~EggNog:ENOG410PKV8;~InterPro:IPR009011,IPR028927;~PFAM:PF02157,PF09451;~SECRETED:SignalP(1-20);~TransMembrane:2 (n6-17c22/23o210-229i250-270o)), which translates into the protein MKSPTSILSLLLASASLASAYATPGSPDSAGKVASCVARSPTTGLYYDLNTLTVPPLPSDEKSRKYAREESWHVKGYDYGANFTLNICGPVIEEVTDVVGVEEKMWQNVSAYYQKDDKTYSIGQQASDPFFRGRKLLMNYTDGSPCDGEFIEKSSHNKSTMLSFLCDRDITASTPLISFVGTMDQCTYFFEVRSAAACGGYSNDSAGQGLSPGGIFGVIALIAVAAYLIGGCAYQRTVMHQRGWRQCPNFSLWAGIVDFLKVSLLSLIPFRRSAWSHRSFSLHSSRSNAKLPGSRRD
- a CDS encoding tRNA-specific adenosine deaminase (BUSCO:EOG09263CG2;~COG:A;~EggNog:ENOG410PICF;~InterPro:IPR002466,IPR042935;~PFAM:PF02137;~go_function: GO:0003723 - RNA binding [Evidence IEA];~go_function: GO:0004000 - adenosine deaminase activity [Evidence IEA];~go_function: GO:0008251 - tRNA-specific adenosine deaminase activity [Evidence IEA];~go_process: GO:0002100 - tRNA wobble adenosine to inosine editing [Evidence IEA];~go_process: GO:0006396 - RNA processing [Evidence IEA]): MADTGAAHSSLASRIAALVHTYYNGLPNGSKPVVNDDGTGQWIPMSAIVLVKGEGTPSESVTCIAVTSGAKCLPATKVGTCEGLVLHDCHAEVLAMRAFNRWLIAECYAFIGREEIHRRPCDEKLSPYVWRRPILTRDSPVLPPFEIRPDVGIYMYCTCAPCGDASMELVMAEQDDPTPWVPPAATATTTTTTAASASTSSRPGEQALLDGRAHFSNLGIVRRKPARRDAEATRSKSCSDKLALRQVTSLLNYGASLLVAVTANAYLKGLVLPEEEISRTGVARCFGAEGRMKDLVGRTWPITETNADTPGVQGLPASETQDRHRYEFRPFEVLSIPDSQLRALWKFRKPKASDPGQTAAQLKKSKPGNKTVIWIRAPTIDHESEFGYPSLVSRLQTLRGSKTGVFENIIGGVRQGHKSSDPGLAGASALSRWPLWLHWRNTMSVTQLLLGEHEVRDGDGMASNVLGATGALPAFLEEKYCGFKKPDGYKKSGCIKARRDAVQAAKEVLGGWVPNVKDDNWPQQEWEDEDFGNDEDPGTSPDTESSQGSFDSRDSRDSRDGPGASKRRRLDV
- the erg24B gene encoding c-14 sterol reductase (COG:I;~EggNog:ENOG410PFWY;~InterPro:IPR001171,IPR018083;~PFAM:PF01222;~TransMembrane:8 (i28-47o89-107i127-146o161-181i266-285o305-323i335-354o445-464i);~go_component: GO:0016020 - membrane [Evidence IEA];~go_function: GO:0016628 - oxidoreductase activity, acting on the CH-CH group of donors, NAD or NADP as acceptor [Evidence IEA];~go_process: GO:0016126 - sterol biosynthetic process [Evidence IEA];~go_process: GO:0055114 - oxidation-reduction process [Evidence IEA]); this translates as MAPKKDSKPSVPIQPVPEKRGYEFFGPYGGFAIIFGLPVLLFAFTFLCNDVSGCPAPSLLHPSTLTLDKLKQEVGWPEGGIPALYDTEVLLWVLSYYLLQLVLYVVLPGPVVEGTELACGGRLWYKFNAFPTAVLILSGLAAGTYLDGADFVVWTFLWDNYPQVIASNLIICSTLAIFVYIKSFSVPAPGQPNPELRQLAPGGHSGNVLYDFFIGRELNPRVKLPIPFVSEASRTIDIKVWMEMRPGLLGWIIMNLSNIARQYRTYGYVTDSIVISTFFQAFYVLDGLYMEPAILTTMDVIMDGFGYMLSFGDLTWVPFLYNFQTRYLAMFPYELGPKGIALVLAPTAAGYMIFRGANNQKNRFRTDPNDPRVKDIKYIETATGSKLMTSGWWGLARHINYLGDWLMSWSYSLPTGISGFVILESINPSTGELEKQAAQTPESRGWALIFTYFFLIYFGILLLHRERRDEEKCKRKYGKDWDRYTSLVRSRIIPGLY